A window from Streptomyces sp. NBC_00335 encodes these proteins:
- a CDS encoding class F sortase — protein sequence MLEDESERPPRRRSPWGAIALVMLSGLAMMRNGAEAGDGPPQPAAAAAVSAPAGSAVGPQGDQAPAEPPVPPPDMEVLNHSSVQRIRIPSISVDAPVMTVGLDAQGWIDAPPPQDKNLAGWYLNGISPGQQGSAVIVGHVDNAQGPAVFYGLGSVQKGSRIEVARYDGRTAVFEVYGVEVFSKNTFPGSRVYGDTGHPELRVITCGGGYSKGRGYDGNVVVFARMVEAR from the coding sequence ATGCTCGAGGACGAGAGCGAGCGGCCACCGAGGAGACGCTCCCCCTGGGGTGCGATCGCGCTGGTCATGCTCAGCGGCCTCGCCATGATGCGCAACGGAGCCGAGGCCGGCGACGGACCCCCGCAGCCGGCCGCCGCCGCCGCGGTCAGCGCGCCGGCCGGGTCGGCGGTCGGGCCACAGGGCGACCAGGCACCCGCGGAGCCGCCCGTGCCGCCGCCGGACATGGAGGTGCTGAACCACTCGTCGGTCCAGCGCATCCGGATCCCGTCGATCAGCGTGGACGCACCGGTGATGACGGTCGGACTGGACGCGCAGGGCTGGATCGACGCGCCGCCCCCGCAGGACAAGAACCTGGCCGGCTGGTACCTCAACGGCATCTCGCCGGGCCAGCAGGGTTCGGCGGTGATCGTGGGCCACGTGGACAACGCTCAGGGCCCCGCGGTCTTCTACGGACTGGGCTCGGTGCAGAAGGGCAGCCGTATCGAGGTGGCGCGCTACGACGGCCGCACGGCGGTGTTCGAGGTGTACGGCGTGGAGGTCTTCTCCAAGAACACCTTCCCCGGATCCCGGGTCTACGGGGACACCGGACACCCGGAGCTCCGGGTGATCACCTGCGGCGGCGGCTACTCGAAGGGGCGCGGCTACGACGGCAACGTCGTCGTGTTCGCGCGGATGGTGGAGGCCCGCTGA
- a CDS encoding polysaccharide deacetylase family protein, with product MLLRSAVFLGVAAAAGLLTGGETDLPTSGAGAPAAGTGPGAVPGGAAGPGPLTGAPGGLPQFPRGSPYRLDPMTSAGAPERAPAAKPAVRTRPILELPADAQRGSGSASAMTLTFDDGPDPRYTPAILDTLARHGVRAMFFVCGEMAVDNKDLLRRMVAEGHVIGNHTWTHPQLTKISRPAMASEIGRTSEVVQQAVGTAPQWFRAPYGAWNRAAFEIGAELGMEPLAWTVDTLDWKEPGTASIVSRVLKQAAPGVIVLNHDAGGNRSQSVQALASYLPHLLGRGFRMTLPELPSR from the coding sequence ATGCTCCTGCGTTCCGCCGTCTTCCTCGGAGTCGCCGCCGCCGCAGGGCTGCTGACGGGCGGCGAAACCGACCTGCCGACATCGGGCGCGGGGGCCCCCGCGGCAGGCACCGGACCCGGGGCGGTACCCGGCGGAGCCGCAGGTCCCGGACCCCTCACCGGAGCCCCCGGCGGACTGCCGCAGTTCCCGCGCGGATCCCCGTACCGGCTCGACCCGATGACCTCCGCAGGGGCCCCGGAGCGCGCGCCCGCGGCGAAGCCCGCCGTACGGACCCGGCCGATCCTTGAACTCCCCGCCGACGCCCAACGGGGAAGTGGGTCGGCGAGCGCCATGACCCTCACCTTCGACGACGGCCCCGACCCCCGCTACACCCCGGCCATCCTGGACACGCTCGCGCGCCACGGCGTCCGCGCCATGTTCTTCGTCTGCGGCGAAATGGCCGTGGACAACAAGGATCTGCTGCGCAGGATGGTGGCCGAGGGACACGTCATCGGCAACCACACCTGGACCCACCCGCAGCTCACCAAGATCAGCAGACCGGCGATGGCCTCCGAGATCGGCCGCACGAGCGAGGTCGTCCAGCAGGCCGTCGGCACGGCTCCGCAGTGGTTCCGGGCGCCCTACGGGGCCTGGAACCGGGCCGCCTTCGAGATCGGCGCGGAGCTCGGCATGGAGCCGCTCGCCTGGACCGTGGACACCCTGGACTGGAAGGAGCCGGGCACCGCGTCGATCGTGTCGCGGGTCCTCAAGCAGGCCGCGCCCGGGGTGATCGTGCTGAACCACGACGCGGGCGGCAACCGCTCGCAGAGCGTGCAGGCGCTGGCGAGCTACCTGCCGCACCTGCTCGGACGGGGATTCCGGATGACGCTGCCGGAGCTGCCGTCACGCTGA